A single Elaeis guineensis isolate ETL-2024a chromosome 15, EG11, whole genome shotgun sequence DNA region contains:
- the LOC105058224 gene encoding uncharacterized protein: MEAQKSHGAKLTRTPSSLLRSPTLRSSVNSLSAIDEATATGADGDDSDDKKPRHRRGGRPRRPLLPALLPLPFFLFLFLLLLYLRDDAPFLSNLLLAAFVFAVAFLAARRSRFLILRCRGIRRGESVQWFIGDGERESRKEKSNGKIVREGVEFYSNGDFYEGEFHKGRCNGSGVYNFFAKGRYEGDWVDGKYDGYGIESWARGSRYRGQYRQGLRHGFGVYRFYSGDSYAGEWVSGQSHGIGVQTCSDGSCYVGEFKCGVKHGLGYYHFRNGDRYSGEYFGDKIHGFGIYNFANGHCYEGSWHEGKKQGFGMYAFRNGDTRSGEWDCGVLKIRLPPSDQAVQRAVQSARKAAENAILIPRVDEQVNKAVTAANRAATAARVAAIKAVQNRMDGKFCDTNV; the protein is encoded by the exons ATGGAGGCCCAGAAAAGCCACGGGGCGAAGCTCACGCGGACCCCCTCTTCCCTCCTCCGCTCCCCGACCCTTCGCTCTTCCGTCAACAGCTTATCCGCCATAGACGAGGCCACCGCAACTGGAGCTGACGGCGATGACTCCGACGATAAGAAGCCCCGCCACCGCCGAGGCGGTCGTCCCCGCCGCCCACTCCTTCCGGCACTCTTGCCCcttcccttcttcctcttcctcttcctcctcctcctctacctCCGCGATGACGCCCCCTTCCTCAGTAACCTCCTCCTCGCTGCCTTCGTCTTCGCCGTCGCCTTCCTCGCCGCCCGCCGTTCCCGCTTCCTCATCCTCCGCTGCCGCGGGATCCGGCGGGGGGAGTCGGTCCAGTGGTTCATCGGCGACGGCGAGCGGGAATCGAGGAAGGAGAAGAGCAACGGGAAGATCGTGAGGGAGGGGGTGGAGTTCTACAGCAACGGGGATTTCTACGAAGGGGAGTTCCACAAGGGGCGCTGCAACGGGAGCGGCGTCTACAATTTCTTCGCCAAGGGGAGATACGAGGGCGATTGGGTTGATGGCAAGTATGATGGTTATGGGATCGAGAGCTGGGCGAGGGGGAGCCGGTACCGGGGGCAGTACCGGCAGGGCCTGAGGCACGGCTTTGGGGTGTATCGGTTCTACAGCGGCGATAGCTACGCTGGAGAGTGGGTCAGCGGGCAGAGCCATGGCATCGGAGTGCAGACTTGCTCCGATGGGAGCTGCTATGTAGGGGAATTCAAATGCGGGGTGAAGCATGGCCTCGGATACTACCACTTCAG GAATGGTGATCGGTACTCTGGAGAGTACTTTGGTGACAAGATCCATGGTTTTGGAATCTATAACTTTGCTAATGGTCACTGCTATGAGGGTTCATGGCATGAAGGGAAGAAACAGGGGTTTGGAATGTACGCATTCCGTAATGGTGACACAAGATCTGGAGAGTGGGACTGTGGAGTTCTAAAGATCCGGCTACCACCATCAGATCAGGCTGTTCAGCGGGCTGTTCAG TCTGCTCGAAAGGCTGCAGAGAATGCTATTCTCATTCCCCGGGTAGATGAGCAAGTAAACAAGGCAGTCACAGCTGCTAATAGAGCCGCGACTGCTGCTAGAGTTGCTGCAATCAAAGCTGTGCAGAACCGGATGGATGGAAAGTTTTGTGACACCAATGTTTAA